From Saccopteryx leptura isolate mSacLep1 chromosome 3, mSacLep1_pri_phased_curated, whole genome shotgun sequence, one genomic window encodes:
- the GPR6 gene encoding G-protein coupled receptor 6, producing MNASASSLNESQVVAVAAEGAAAATTAAGARDPGEWGHPAAAALGGGGVANGSLELSSQIPAGPGLLLSAVNPWDVLLCVSGTVIAGENALVVALIASTPALRTPMFVLVGSLATADLLAGCGLILHFVFQYVVPSETVSLLTVGFLVSSFAASVSSLLAITVDRYLSLYNALTYYSRRTLLGVHLLLAATWTISLGLGLLPVLGWNCLAERAACSVVSPLTRSHLALLSAAFFAVFGIMLHLYVRICQVVWRHAHQIALQQHCLAPPHLAATRKGVGTLAVVLGTFGVSWLPFAIYCVVGSREDPAVYTYATLLPATYNSMINPIIYAFRNQEIQRALWLLFCGCFQSKVPFRSRSPSEV from the coding sequence ATGAACGCGAGCGCCTCTTCGCTCAACGAGTCCCAGGTGGTGGCGGTGGCGGCCGAGGGAGCGGCGGCGGCGACCACGGCGGCGGGGGCGCGGGACCCCGGTGAATGGGGACATCCTGCAGCGGCCGCGCTGGGCGGCGGGGGCGTGGCGAACGGGTCGCTGGAGCTGTCTTCGCAGATCCCGGCGGGACCTGGGCTGCTCCTGTCGGCAGTGAATCCATGGGACGTGCTGTTATGCGTCTCAGGGACGGTGATTGCAGGAGAAAATGCGCTGGTGGTGGCGCTCATAGCGTCCACCCCGGCGCTACGTACGCCCATGTTCGTGCTGGTGGGCAGCCTGGCCACCGCTGACCTGCTGGCAGGCTGCGGACTTATTCTGCACTTCGTGTTCCAGTACGTGGTGCCCTCGGAGACGGTGAGCTTGCTCACCGTAGGCTTCCTCGTGTCCTCCTTCGCCGCCTCGGTCAGCAGCCTGCTGGCCATAACGGTGGACCGCTACCTGTCCCTCTACAACGCGCTCACCTACTACTCGCGGCGGACCCTGTTGGGCGTGCACCTTCTGCTCGCCGCCACCTGGACGATCTCCCTAGGCCTCGGGTTGCTGCCGGTGCTCGGCTGGAACTGCCTGGCAGAGCGTGCTGCCTGTAGCGTGGTGAGCCCTCTGACGCGCAGCCACCTGGCGCTGCTCTCCGCGGCCTTCTTTGCTGTCTTCGGCATCATGTTGCACCTGTACGTTCGCATCTGCCAGGTGGTCTGGCGCCATGCGCACCAGATCGCGCTGCAGCAGCACTGCCTGGCGCCACCCCACCTTGCTGCCACCAGAAAGGGCGTGGGTACGCTGGCCGTGGTGCTGGGTACTTTCGGTGTCAGTTGGCTGCCCTTCGCCATATACTGCGTGGTGGGCAGTCGTGAGGACCCGGCTGTCTACACCTACGCCACCCTGCTACCCGCCACCTACAATTCCATGATCAATCCTATCATCTATGCCTTCCGCAACCAGGAGATCCAGCGTGCCCTGTGGCTCCTGTTCTGTGGCTGTTTCCAGTCCAAAGTGCCCTTCCGCTCCAGGTCTCCCAGTGAGGTCTGA